The Pyxidicoccus trucidator genome includes a window with the following:
- a CDS encoding ATP-binding protein, whose protein sequence is MAMRDTGAKAMGEAACGVCGGRTYVLERHGDQAQARICACSESCSVCGGRGHVLVEREGTFSQKMGPRRYEVMEPCVCTRRRRRVSLFNDVGLPGVVAHASFDNYRAFNEAQDRGRGVAMTFAHQYTKGGTDAKGGPAKGFILSGPVGTGKTHLMGATLGHLVLEVGIRARYVEISLLYATIRRGFQDGKSGGEIIGPLSDVEVLAIDELGKGRGSPFEMETLDELIARRYNAGRTTLFATNYSLEPEKKAVRAPAPAGYRTTEDSRNAAREAELLRERVGERIYSRLCEMCTFVELPRDTPDRRRTRQEMDSPMHHSPGGMRGMGR, encoded by the coding sequence ATGGCGATGCGCGACACGGGTGCGAAGGCGATGGGCGAGGCGGCATGTGGCGTGTGCGGTGGGCGGACCTATGTGCTCGAGCGGCATGGAGACCAGGCCCAGGCGAGGATCTGCGCGTGCTCGGAGAGCTGCTCCGTGTGCGGTGGGCGTGGGCACGTGCTGGTGGAGCGTGAGGGCACCTTCAGCCAGAAGATGGGGCCGCGGCGCTATGAGGTGATGGAGCCGTGCGTGTGCACCCGGCGGCGGCGGCGCGTGTCCCTCTTCAACGACGTGGGGCTGCCCGGGGTGGTGGCTCACGCGAGCTTCGACAACTACCGGGCCTTCAACGAGGCGCAGGACCGGGGTCGAGGCGTGGCCATGACCTTCGCCCACCAGTACACGAAGGGCGGCACGGACGCGAAGGGAGGCCCGGCAAAGGGCTTCATCCTCAGCGGGCCGGTGGGCACGGGGAAGACGCACCTGATGGGGGCCACGCTGGGGCACCTGGTGCTGGAGGTCGGCATCCGGGCCCGGTACGTGGAAATCTCCCTGCTGTACGCGACCATCCGGCGAGGCTTCCAGGACGGCAAGAGCGGCGGAGAAATCATCGGCCCGCTGTCGGACGTGGAGGTGTTGGCCATCGACGAGCTGGGCAAGGGACGTGGCAGCCCGTTCGAGATGGAGACGCTCGATGAGCTGATCGCCCGCCGCTACAACGCGGGGCGCACCACGCTCTTCGCGACGAACTACTCGCTGGAGCCGGAGAAGAAGGCCGTGCGGGCGCCCGCGCCCGCCGGCTACCGGACGACGGAGGACTCGCGCAACGCGGCCCGCGAGGCGGAGCTGCTGCGCGAGCGCGTGGGTGAGCGCATCTACAGCCGGCTCTGCGAGATGTGCACCTTCGTGGAGCTGCCCCGGGACACGCCGGACCGGCGCCGCACGCGGCAGGAGATGGACTCGCCCATGCACCATTCGCCGGGCGGGATGCGCGGCATGGGGCGGTAG
- the cutA gene encoding divalent-cation tolerance protein CutA: MTDVILVLVTAPSVDKAAELARTLVEEQLAACGNIVPALRSIYRWEGKVHDESEVLLILKTRDVLFEPLRARVVELHPYQVPEVLRLDITDGHGPYLAWVRDNARFSP; this comes from the coding sequence ATGACCGACGTCATCCTCGTCCTCGTCACCGCCCCTTCCGTCGACAAGGCCGCCGAGCTGGCCCGTACGCTGGTGGAGGAGCAGCTCGCCGCGTGCGGCAACATCGTCCCGGCCCTGCGCTCCATCTACCGATGGGAGGGCAAGGTGCATGACGAGTCGGAGGTGCTGCTCATCCTCAAGACACGGGACGTCCTCTTCGAGCCGCTGCGCGCCCGCGTCGTCGAGCTGCATCCCTACCAGGTGCCGGAGGTGCTCCGCCTCGACATCACCGACGGCCACGGGCCCTACCTGGCGTGGGTGCGTGACAACGCCCGCTTCTCCCCGTGA
- a CDS encoding right-handed parallel beta-helix repeat-containing protein, giving the protein MSTLRSLCLIGLMSVGGLACNGSPQELAPTSGTTDLSGRPETPPSPTPDEPAPTPDTPVAEQPVPVPAPTPAPTPAPIEEPPPPRYSREWFVSPSGSDTAQGTRQKPLRTISKALTLVGPGEIVRVQAGTYTEKLELDTRVKAGTAAAPITLSGEGNPKLVPTSSGWFMVHVQRPHWRIEGFELDVRGQRQVAVTFSGDTEGTVLANNHLHHGAFGSGISTDSGARGVTIQDNHIHHFARGSDDSHGVVIAPTSRDITVRGNDIHDNSGDSVQCLGPEGFSNNTPARGVLVEDNRMYNNRENAVDIKTCHDVTVRGNRMHGFAKSSTSRGEALVVHYSAKNIIVEDNDISNASLGVAVGGNRVGAPPTNVSIRRNRIHGLKTPEGSAIRIENGSDVRVLHNTLSGTDGFGLVLGHGTGGDSSNVVVRNNLIATRNAVNLGPHAPGLRMESNVYLPGSGFATGSFFVPVVSWVGGTLATWQAAGRDVGSKESASALADAVDFTPGLGAVDQGMDLGLPYCGAAPDIGAVESGCPAPTVSAARME; this is encoded by the coding sequence ATGTCCACGCTGCGCAGCCTGTGCCTCATCGGACTCATGTCCGTGGGAGGCCTCGCCTGTAACGGAAGCCCTCAGGAGCTCGCTCCGACTTCCGGCACCACCGACCTCTCCGGCCGACCCGAGACACCGCCCTCCCCCACACCAGACGAGCCCGCCCCGACGCCCGACACGCCCGTCGCGGAGCAGCCCGTGCCAGTGCCCGCGCCCACCCCGGCGCCCACCCCGGCTCCCATCGAGGAGCCACCTCCGCCCCGGTATTCGCGCGAGTGGTTCGTCAGCCCCTCTGGCAGCGACACCGCGCAGGGCACCCGGCAGAAGCCGCTGCGCACCATCTCCAAGGCGCTCACGCTGGTGGGCCCGGGAGAAATCGTCCGCGTACAGGCGGGCACCTACACTGAGAAGCTGGAGCTCGACACCCGCGTGAAGGCCGGCACCGCCGCCGCGCCCATCACCCTGAGCGGCGAGGGCAATCCGAAGCTCGTCCCCACCTCCAGCGGCTGGTTCATGGTCCACGTGCAGCGTCCCCACTGGCGAATCGAGGGCTTCGAGCTGGACGTCCGCGGCCAGCGGCAGGTCGCCGTGACGTTCTCCGGTGACACCGAGGGCACGGTGCTCGCGAACAACCACCTCCACCACGGGGCCTTCGGCAGCGGCATCAGCACGGACTCGGGCGCGCGCGGTGTCACCATCCAGGACAACCACATCCACCACTTCGCCCGGGGCTCCGACGACTCGCACGGCGTCGTCATCGCGCCCACGTCCCGCGACATCACCGTGCGCGGCAACGACATCCACGACAACTCCGGTGACTCCGTGCAGTGCCTGGGGCCCGAGGGCTTCAGCAACAACACCCCCGCGCGCGGCGTCCTCGTCGAGGACAACCGCATGTACAACAACCGCGAGAACGCGGTGGACATCAAAACGTGCCACGACGTCACCGTGCGAGGCAACCGCATGCACGGCTTCGCGAAGTCCTCCACGTCCCGGGGCGAGGCGCTGGTGGTGCACTACTCCGCGAAGAACATCATCGTGGAGGACAACGACATCTCGAACGCCTCGCTGGGCGTCGCCGTGGGCGGCAACCGCGTGGGCGCGCCCCCCACCAACGTCTCCATCCGCCGCAACCGCATCCACGGGCTGAAGACGCCGGAAGGCTCGGCCATCCGCATCGAGAACGGCTCCGACGTGCGCGTGCTGCACAACACCCTCAGCGGCACGGACGGCTTCGGCCTCGTGCTGGGCCATGGCACGGGCGGAGACTCCAGCAACGTGGTGGTGCGCAACAACCTCATCGCCACCCGCAACGCCGTCAACCTGGGGCCCCACGCTCCCGGCCTGCGCATGGAGTCCAACGTCTACCTGCCGGGCTCGGGCTTCGCGACGGGCAGCTTCTTCGTCCCCGTCGTGTCCTGGGTGGGTGGCACGCTTGCCACGTGGCAGGCCGCGGGCCGGGATGTCGGCTCGAAGGAGAGCGCGAGCGCGCTGGCGGACGCCGTCGACTTCACGCCGGGCCTCGGCGCGGTGGACCAGGGCATGGACCTGGGCCTGCCCTATTGCGGCGCCGCGCCCGACATCGGCGCGGTGGAGTCCGGCTGCCCCGCGCCCACCGTCAGTGCTGCGCGCATGGAGTGA
- a CDS encoding N,N-dimethylformamidase beta subunit family domain-containing protein — translation MATCGLALLFAWGGCQEQPAPERPDMGDRHDTPPLNDGHDGGDGGFHPGLIDAGTDGGELEPDAGAEAPDAGPPPEPPARDADAVRKENQRPGTTAWRIVREETGERVANNREVEGYALEATVKQGELLRVAVSISETEPKSFRWYVYRLGHYGGAGAREVARGGPVKGVRQGDCPADPATGVIACAWAPSLEIPVKEDWVRGVYVVKLVREDRYARYVPFFVRDANPRAEVAVLMPTATWAAYNTWGGTSLYDDKHQVMKPHGVTRAFQASYDRPYHRGQGTGHLLSDDVSLVQWLEAQGLDVGYFTDEDLDASYDFVAGAKVLFISGHDEYWSTRNRDHADRALAEGRSLINLGANNAYWHVRMDAAADGRPRRIITCFKGHEDDAHRDSRRTVKFREGPVGRPENALFGVQFSSRWHQFGFPTVITAPGHWALAGTGLKAGDTLWMANGYELDQVVDNGRTPPGVDVLAESPGLSLQGAFGFGHMVVRKQGSAYVFSAGGVDFVRTLASEDMADPRAARIVANVLYKALGRSVPEKLVEFRRKHVAQPQGPYSPGVHTVAGRPGQRPRAGAQVAADGLGAPMAVAVLPSGGWAVADALADAVKQVSADGSVRTVLTGLNGPMGIAADAAGNIYVADTDAHVIRRIPVEGKAEVFAGSEPGMRDGAGKDAAFNQPAGMTLTPDGTALLVADMNNGVIRRIDLVAPGNPVTTLQGAWMYRPSAVAASADGATLYVVETGMARVVRIRDGVTSVVAGKSPGFQDGKPESALFLPYLGVAVLRDGSLAVSDPGNYRVRRILFNSDGTPRTVTTMAGSGRYGHRDGPGEHADLVLPAGLTVGPDGRLYVADSGNGLVRAITPCAQH, via the coding sequence ATGGCGACGTGTGGGCTGGCCCTCCTGTTCGCGTGGGGTGGCTGCCAGGAGCAACCCGCTCCCGAGCGCCCGGACATGGGCGACCGCCACGACACTCCACCGTTGAATGACGGACACGACGGAGGGGACGGCGGGTTCCACCCGGGCCTCATCGACGCGGGCACCGACGGTGGCGAGCTCGAGCCGGACGCGGGCGCCGAAGCGCCGGATGCCGGGCCTCCGCCGGAGCCGCCTGCACGCGACGCGGACGCGGTGCGCAAGGAGAACCAGCGCCCGGGGACGACGGCGTGGCGCATCGTCAGGGAGGAGACGGGCGAGCGCGTCGCCAACAACCGCGAGGTGGAGGGCTACGCGCTCGAGGCCACGGTGAAGCAGGGCGAGCTGCTGCGCGTGGCGGTGTCCATCTCCGAGACGGAGCCGAAGAGCTTCCGCTGGTACGTGTACCGGCTGGGGCACTACGGCGGCGCGGGGGCGCGCGAGGTGGCGCGCGGCGGCCCGGTGAAGGGCGTGCGGCAGGGGGACTGCCCCGCGGACCCGGCCACCGGCGTGATTGCCTGCGCGTGGGCACCCTCCCTGGAGATTCCCGTCAAGGAGGACTGGGTGCGCGGCGTGTACGTGGTGAAGCTGGTGCGCGAGGACCGCTACGCGCGCTACGTGCCCTTCTTCGTGCGCGATGCGAATCCGCGCGCGGAGGTGGCGGTGCTGATGCCCACCGCGACGTGGGCCGCCTACAACACGTGGGGCGGTACCAGCCTCTATGACGACAAGCACCAGGTGATGAAGCCGCACGGCGTCACCCGCGCGTTCCAGGCGTCGTATGACCGGCCCTACCACCGGGGGCAGGGCACGGGACATCTCCTCTCGGACGACGTGAGCCTGGTGCAGTGGCTGGAGGCGCAGGGGCTGGACGTGGGCTACTTCACCGACGAGGACCTGGACGCGAGCTACGACTTCGTGGCCGGGGCGAAGGTGCTCTTCATCTCCGGGCACGACGAGTACTGGTCCACGCGCAACCGGGACCACGCGGACCGGGCGCTGGCCGAGGGCCGCTCGCTCATCAACCTGGGCGCGAACAATGCGTACTGGCACGTGCGGATGGACGCGGCGGCGGACGGGCGGCCCCGTCGCATCATCACCTGCTTCAAGGGGCATGAGGACGACGCGCACCGCGACTCGCGGCGCACGGTGAAGTTCCGCGAGGGCCCGGTGGGGCGGCCGGAGAACGCGCTGTTTGGCGTGCAGTTCTCCAGCCGCTGGCACCAGTTCGGCTTTCCCACCGTCATCACCGCGCCCGGCCACTGGGCGCTGGCTGGCACGGGGCTGAAGGCCGGGGACACGCTGTGGATGGCGAACGGCTACGAATTGGACCAGGTCGTCGACAACGGCCGCACGCCGCCGGGCGTGGACGTGCTGGCGGAGTCCCCGGGTCTGTCGCTCCAGGGAGCCTTCGGCTTCGGGCACATGGTGGTGCGCAAGCAGGGCAGCGCGTACGTCTTCTCCGCGGGCGGGGTGGACTTCGTACGCACGCTGGCCTCGGAGGACATGGCGGATCCGCGCGCCGCGCGCATCGTCGCCAACGTGCTCTACAAGGCGCTGGGCCGGTCGGTGCCGGAGAAGCTGGTGGAGTTCCGCCGCAAGCACGTGGCGCAGCCTCAGGGGCCCTACTCACCCGGCGTCCACACCGTGGCGGGCCGGCCCGGGCAGCGGCCCCGCGCGGGGGCGCAGGTGGCCGCGGACGGGCTCGGCGCGCCCATGGCGGTGGCGGTGCTGCCGAGCGGCGGGTGGGCCGTGGCGGACGCACTGGCTGACGCGGTGAAGCAGGTGTCGGCGGACGGCAGCGTGCGGACGGTGCTCACGGGGCTCAACGGGCCCATGGGCATCGCCGCGGACGCCGCGGGCAACATCTACGTCGCGGACACGGACGCGCACGTCATCCGCCGCATCCCCGTGGAAGGGAAGGCGGAGGTCTTCGCCGGCTCGGAGCCGGGCATGCGTGACGGGGCCGGGAAGGACGCGGCCTTCAACCAGCCCGCGGGCATGACGCTCACGCCGGACGGCACCGCGCTGCTGGTGGCGGACATGAACAACGGCGTCATCCGCCGCATCGACCTGGTGGCCCCGGGCAATCCGGTGACGACGTTGCAGGGGGCGTGGATGTACCGGCCCTCCGCGGTGGCGGCGTCGGCGGATGGCGCCACCCTGTACGTGGTGGAGACGGGCATGGCCCGCGTGGTGCGCATCCGCGATGGCGTCACCTCGGTCGTGGCGGGCAAGTCGCCTGGCTTCCAGGACGGCAAGCCGGAGTCCGCGCTGTTCCTGCCGTACCTCGGAGTGGCGGTGCTGCGGGACGGCTCCCTGGCGGTGTCGGACCCGGGCAACTACCGTGTGCGGCGCATCCTCTTCAACTCTGACGGCACGCCGAGGACGGTGACGACGATGGCGGGCAGCGGGCGCTACGGCCACCGGGATGGGCCGGGGGAGCACGCGGACCTCGTGCTCCCGGCCGGCCTGACGGTGGGGCCGGATGGCCGCCTCTACGTGGCGGACTCCGGAAACGGCCTGGTGCGCGCCATCACTCCATGCGCGCAGCACTGA
- a CDS encoding aspartate kinase yields MPIVVQKYGGSSVADVEKIRKVARRVKDKRDGGYQVVVVVSAMGDTTDELLALAKGVSADPPRRELDMLLTCGERISMALLSMALQEMDVPAISFTGSQSGIITTDAHSQARIVEVRPFRIHDELARGKVVIVAGYQGVSHKKEVTTLGRGGSDTTAVALAAALDAEACEILSDVDGVFSADPRVVPDARKLESLSYDEMQELASAGAKVLNAQAVEWAKARGIAILARTAHGQGTGTVVQELSGPADSRVKGVTAEPEMAVLSATEQVPLAELLEFLDARGVRGRTLGFDGPPEGARRTSIAVPLADIHGVDALRKDLATRFGEAVAWREDLGTVTCVGVGLNADWVPLRQALAAAEELGARVYAVHTSPLQLTLLVEKAHLKPLTARVHRELLGG; encoded by the coding sequence ATGCCAATCGTGGTGCAGAAGTACGGCGGTTCCTCGGTCGCCGACGTGGAGAAGATTCGCAAGGTGGCGAGGCGCGTGAAGGACAAGCGCGACGGGGGCTACCAGGTGGTGGTGGTGGTGAGCGCCATGGGCGACACCACGGACGAGCTGCTGGCGCTGGCCAAGGGCGTGTCGGCGGACCCGCCGCGGCGCGAGCTGGACATGCTGCTGACGTGCGGGGAGCGCATCTCCATGGCGCTCCTGTCCATGGCGCTCCAGGAGATGGACGTGCCGGCCATCAGCTTCACCGGCAGTCAGAGCGGCATCATCACCACGGATGCGCATTCACAGGCCCGAATCGTCGAGGTGCGGCCCTTCCGCATCCACGACGAGCTGGCGAGGGGGAAGGTGGTCATCGTCGCGGGCTACCAGGGGGTCTCCCACAAGAAGGAGGTCACCACGCTGGGGCGCGGCGGCTCGGACACGACGGCGGTGGCGCTGGCGGCCGCGCTGGACGCGGAGGCGTGTGAGATTCTCTCCGACGTGGACGGCGTCTTCAGCGCGGACCCGAGGGTGGTGCCGGACGCGCGCAAGCTGGAGTCGCTGAGCTACGACGAGATGCAGGAGCTGGCGAGCGCGGGCGCCAAGGTGCTCAACGCGCAGGCGGTGGAGTGGGCCAAGGCGCGGGGAATCGCCATCCTCGCCCGCACCGCGCACGGGCAGGGGACGGGCACGGTGGTGCAGGAGCTGTCCGGCCCCGCCGACTCCCGGGTGAAGGGCGTCACGGCCGAGCCGGAGATGGCGGTGCTGTCCGCCACCGAGCAGGTGCCGCTGGCGGAGCTGCTGGAGTTCCTGGATGCGCGCGGCGTGCGAGGCCGGACGCTGGGCTTCGACGGGCCGCCGGAAGGTGCGAGACGCACCTCCATCGCCGTGCCGCTGGCGGACATCCACGGGGTGGATGCGCTTCGCAAGGACCTGGCCACGCGCTTCGGCGAGGCGGTGGCCTGGCGGGAGGACCTGGGCACCGTCACCTGCGTGGGCGTGGGGCTGAACGCGGACTGGGTGCCCCTGCGGCAGGCGCTGGCGGCGGCGGAGGAGCTGGGAGCGCGGGTGTACGCCGTGCACACCTCGCCGCTGCAGCTCACGCTGCTGGTGGAGAAGGCCCACCTGAAGCCCCTGACGGCGAGGGTCCACCGGGAGCTGCTCGGAGGGTAG
- a CDS encoding ABC transporter ATP-binding protein — protein MIEVQHLTKRYRDRVAVEDLTFSVEEGEILGFLGPNGAGKSTTMKILTGFLPPSAGTARVGGFDVFEQPLEVKRRIGYLPETPPLYPEMTVRGYLKFVASLKGLPGRGLKAEVERVAGLTGVTHVLERVIQNLSKGYKQRVGIAQALLGSPPVLILDEPTEGLDPTQRAEVRALIKGLAGKHTVILSTHILPEVTMTCEKVLIINQGKIVAYDEIRKLASLHGQAESVSLEEIFIKLTAA, from the coding sequence ATGATCGAGGTGCAGCACCTCACCAAGCGCTACCGCGACCGGGTGGCCGTGGAGGACCTCACCTTCAGTGTCGAAGAGGGTGAGATTCTCGGCTTCCTCGGCCCCAATGGCGCGGGCAAGTCCACCACCATGAAGATCCTCACCGGGTTCCTGCCGCCGTCGGCGGGCACGGCCCGGGTGGGGGGCTTCGACGTCTTCGAGCAGCCGCTGGAGGTGAAGCGCCGCATCGGCTACCTGCCGGAGACGCCGCCGCTCTACCCGGAGATGACGGTGCGCGGGTACCTCAAGTTCGTGGCGTCCCTGAAGGGACTGCCCGGACGGGGCCTCAAGGCCGAGGTGGAGCGGGTGGCCGGCCTCACCGGGGTGACGCACGTCCTGGAGCGCGTCATCCAGAACCTCTCCAAGGGCTACAAGCAGCGCGTCGGCATTGCGCAGGCGCTGCTCGGCTCGCCGCCGGTGCTCATCCTCGACGAGCCCACCGAAGGGCTGGACCCCACGCAGCGCGCCGAGGTCCGCGCCCTCATCAAGGGGCTGGCCGGCAAGCACACCGTCATCCTCTCCACGCACATCCTCCCGGAAGTCACGATGACGTGCGAGAAGGTGCTCATCATCAACCAGGGGAAGATCGTCGCCTACGACGAGATCCGCAAGCTGGCCAGCCTCCACGGCCAGGCGGAGAGCGTGTCGCTGGAAGAGATCTTCATCAAGCTGACCGCCGCCTGA
- a CDS encoding ABC transporter permease: MRTALAIARKELSIYFTTPWAYAVFTAMVALSSFFFVDLLQKFKQVQDMARVMGWEQMPPDFSVYRNLTDGVVVQLWGTVLIVTLFVAPFLSMRLFAEEKRNKTFELLMTAPVRPIEIVLGKYLGGLGIISATLGLTIVFPLILAAFGKAESGIALEWSTVLLGYGGLLVWGATCMAVGLFISALTESQMLAAFLTFSVLLPWMLLSGVSQGVEEPLRSVLAYLSFDAQLQNMLKGVMDVQSLVFFASVIVFSLLLTHRTVEAQRWS; encoded by the coding sequence ATGCGCACCGCCCTGGCGATTGCCCGCAAGGAGCTGTCCATCTACTTCACCACCCCGTGGGCCTACGCGGTCTTCACGGCGATGGTGGCGCTGTCGTCGTTCTTCTTCGTGGACCTGCTGCAGAAGTTCAAGCAGGTGCAGGACATGGCGCGGGTGATGGGCTGGGAGCAGATGCCCCCGGACTTCAGCGTGTACCGCAACCTCACGGACGGGGTGGTGGTGCAGTTGTGGGGCACCGTCCTCATCGTCACCCTCTTCGTGGCGCCCTTCCTCTCCATGCGGCTGTTCGCGGAGGAGAAGCGCAACAAGACCTTCGAGCTGCTGATGACGGCGCCGGTGCGCCCCATCGAAATCGTGCTGGGCAAGTACCTGGGTGGGCTGGGCATCATCTCCGCCACCCTGGGGCTCACCATCGTCTTCCCGCTGATTCTGGCCGCGTTCGGCAAGGCCGAGTCCGGCATCGCGCTGGAGTGGTCCACGGTGCTGCTGGGCTATGGCGGGCTGCTGGTGTGGGGCGCCACCTGCATGGCGGTGGGGCTGTTCATCTCCGCGCTGACGGAGAGCCAGATGCTGGCGGCCTTCCTCACCTTCTCCGTGCTGCTGCCGTGGATGCTGCTGTCCGGCGTGTCTCAGGGCGTGGAGGAGCCGCTGCGCTCGGTGCTGGCGTACCTCTCCTTCGACGCGCAGCTCCAGAACATGCTCAAGGGGGTGATGGACGTGCAGTCGCTGGTGTTCTTCGCCTCGGTCATCGTCTTCTCACTGCTGCTCACCCACCGCACGGTGGAAGCGCAGCGCTGGTCTTGA
- a CDS encoding GldG family protein: MNASNVGKGLGAFGLLLLLSSPFTLFVTSGSLMAAGVKAGLGLLLLGAYFATNFKQFGQFASRKSSFFFATTVLTAAVVLAGLVAVNYIAFKKNQRWDLTKEKIYTLAPQTTATLGALPDKVRAFGFIPPSHPYYGLLEELFQRYHAEAPEKFEYSFKDPRRSPDLAAKYQLKEGQTTVVLVRGEGDTAAHTTLNTLSEQELTNALVKLSAVGSQKVYFVTGHGEWPLQKEQASPTDPGASLSELIRQLRQEGYTPEALNLAGKTEVPKDASLVIIAGARAPFAKPEVETLQRYLSTGGRMLYFADAGLQDGLDALLAEHGVQVDEGIAADTQFNSGNPYVVLSPFYSEHDIVKPMRARGLNIEFPTARSLSVLRGGLAPGVKVEPVVHTSQYGWVETKPDENAMPSDGEKTGQLTLVVAVTRDTKESQDKRFDQARLVVVGDSEILLDPNWGHEPNRNLVMNSLGWASNQIQKITIRPPDREVSTLELDEASMDGIRFVSTDLLPLSLLGMGLAIWLSRRNK, encoded by the coding sequence ATGAACGCGTCCAACGTTGGAAAGGGGCTCGGGGCCTTCGGGCTCCTGCTCCTGCTGTCGAGCCCGTTCACCCTGTTCGTCACGTCGGGCAGCCTCATGGCCGCTGGCGTGAAGGCGGGCCTCGGCCTGCTGCTGCTGGGGGCGTACTTCGCCACCAACTTCAAGCAGTTCGGCCAGTTCGCCTCGCGCAAGTCGAGCTTCTTCTTCGCCACCACGGTGCTCACCGCGGCGGTGGTGCTCGCCGGGCTGGTGGCGGTGAACTACATCGCCTTCAAGAAGAACCAGCGCTGGGATTTGACGAAGGAGAAGATCTACACGCTGGCGCCGCAGACCACGGCCACGCTGGGGGCCTTGCCGGACAAGGTGCGTGCCTTCGGCTTCATCCCGCCCTCGCACCCGTACTACGGCCTGCTGGAGGAGCTGTTCCAGCGCTACCACGCGGAGGCACCGGAGAAGTTCGAGTACTCCTTCAAGGACCCGCGCCGCAGCCCGGACCTGGCCGCGAAGTACCAGCTCAAGGAGGGCCAGACGACGGTGGTGCTGGTGCGTGGCGAGGGCGACACCGCGGCGCACACCACGCTCAACACCCTGTCCGAGCAGGAGCTGACCAACGCCCTGGTGAAGCTCAGCGCGGTGGGCTCGCAGAAGGTCTACTTCGTCACCGGCCATGGCGAGTGGCCTCTCCAGAAGGAACAGGCGTCGCCCACGGACCCGGGCGCCAGCCTGTCCGAGCTCATCCGCCAGCTCCGGCAGGAGGGCTACACCCCGGAGGCGCTGAACCTCGCGGGGAAGACGGAGGTGCCGAAGGACGCCTCGCTCGTCATCATCGCCGGAGCGAGGGCGCCGTTCGCGAAGCCGGAGGTGGAGACGCTTCAGCGGTACCTGTCCACGGGTGGACGGATGCTCTACTTCGCGGACGCGGGGCTGCAGGACGGCCTGGACGCGCTGCTGGCCGAGCATGGCGTGCAGGTGGATGAGGGCATCGCCGCGGACACGCAGTTCAACAGCGGCAACCCGTACGTGGTGCTGTCGCCCTTCTACAGCGAGCACGACATCGTCAAGCCGATGCGGGCGCGCGGGCTGAACATCGAGTTCCCCACCGCGCGCAGCCTGTCCGTGCTCCGTGGCGGCCTGGCGCCGGGCGTGAAGGTGGAGCCGGTCGTGCACACCTCGCAGTACGGCTGGGTGGAGACGAAGCCGGACGAGAACGCCATGCCGTCGGACGGCGAGAAGACGGGCCAGCTCACGCTGGTGGTGGCCGTCACGCGGGACACGAAGGAGTCGCAGGACAAGCGCTTCGACCAGGCGCGGCTGGTGGTGGTGGGTGACTCCGAAATCCTCCTGGACCCGAACTGGGGGCACGAGCCCAACCGCAACCTGGTGATGAACTCGCTGGGCTGGGCGTCCAACCAGATACAGAAGATCACCATCCGCCCGCCGGACCGCGAGGTGTCCACGCTGGAGCTGGACGAGGCGTCGATGGACGGCATCCGCTTCGTGTCCACGGACCTGCTGCCCCTGTCCCTGCTGGGCATGGGGCTGGCCATCTGGCTCTCGAGGCGCAACAAGTGA